One Nitrospirota bacterium genomic window carries:
- a CDS encoding DUF4365 domain-containing protein has translation MNINQQKEQFSNAYLCAVTAVAGYTCYKPNVDIESVDWGITAVGVSGTFKSPKIELQLKCTSQNVMGDEFIRFPLNIKNYDDLRHINYMVPRILVVVVVPDKIEKWLNHSELELTMRHCGYWMSLYGEKEKDNTETVTVYLPRKQQFTVDNLKHMMYRIGNGELP, from the coding sequence GTGAATATAAATCAACAAAAAGAACAGTTTAGCAACGCATATCTTTGCGCTGTAACAGCAGTGGCTGGTTATACATGCTATAAGCCAAATGTAGATATTGAAAGTGTGGACTGGGGTATTACAGCAGTGGGAGTAAGCGGAACATTTAAATCTCCCAAAATTGAATTGCAGTTGAAATGCACGTCACAAAACGTTATGGGTGATGAGTTTATAAGATTCCCACTTAATATTAAAAACTACGATGATTTAAGGCATATAAACTACATGGTCCCACGTATTTTGGTAGTTGTTGTGGTACCAGATAAAATAGAGAAGTGGTTGAATCACTCAGAGCTTGAGCTCACAATGCGGCATTGCGGCTACTGGATGTCATTGTATGGTGAGAAAGAAAAGGATAATACGGAAACTGTTACTGTTTATTTGCCGCGAAAGCAACAGTTTACCGTTGACAACCTGAAACATATGATGTATCGTATAGGTAATGGAGAATTACCATGA
- a CDS encoding HlyD family secretion protein: MEQATDNTSDSGNKKKIAITVLTTIIVVGGLITLFYLRYKAHHISTDDAFVEGTIHTVSAKVSGTVKGIYVTDNQFVKEGQLLVELDDTDYALHLKESEAALSAERAKAGEADSRLDAAKGQLYEHGAKTAIAQANVALSEANLKQAQLDIKRAENLYKDEAISKEKYERAQTNYTVLTAAKNSALEQLRQAELAVKTQQSVIKQTEALQSSQLSSIKQKEALAEEAAHNLSYTKVYAPASGYVNKKSVETGNRIQVGQPLMAIVALDDIWVVANYKETQVAKIRPGQQVEVSVDAYPGKIFNATVDSIMAGTGSVFSLFPPENASGHYVKVLQRIPVKIVLDNTTVKEHVLRVGMSVVPTVIVK, from the coding sequence ATGGAGCAAGCAACAGATAATACTTCAGATAGTGGTAATAAGAAAAAAATTGCGATAACAGTCTTAACAACGATAATTGTAGTCGGAGGGCTGATCACCCTTTTTTACCTGAGGTACAAGGCTCATCATATCTCAACTGACGATGCCTTTGTCGAGGGTACGATTCACACAGTGTCAGCAAAAGTCTCCGGTACGGTTAAGGGCATCTATGTGACAGACAACCAGTTTGTCAAAGAGGGGCAGTTGCTTGTAGAACTTGATGATACCGATTATGCGCTGCACTTAAAAGAGTCAGAGGCTGCATTAAGTGCTGAAAGAGCAAAGGCAGGCGAGGCAGACTCACGGCTTGATGCTGCCAAAGGCCAGCTTTATGAACATGGTGCAAAGACAGCTATTGCACAGGCAAATGTCGCTCTTTCAGAAGCTAACCTCAAACAAGCGCAACTGGATATAAAAAGAGCGGAAAACCTTTACAAAGATGAGGCTATTTCTAAGGAGAAATACGAAAGGGCTCAGACAAATTACACAGTCCTCACTGCGGCTAAAAACTCCGCTTTGGAGCAGCTCAGACAGGCGGAGCTTGCAGTTAAAACCCAGCAATCGGTCATAAAACAGACAGAGGCGCTGCAGAGCTCACAGCTCTCTTCAATCAAACAGAAAGAGGCGCTCGCAGAGGAGGCAGCCCATAACCTGAGTTACACAAAGGTATATGCCCCAGCCTCCGGATATGTGAACAAAAAAAGCGTAGAAACCGGAAACCGCATTCAGGTTGGCCAGCCACTTATGGCAATAGTTGCACTTGATGACATCTGGGTGGTTGCCAATTATAAAGAGACACAGGTTGCAAAGATTCGCCCCGGACAGCAGGTTGAAGTATCTGTGGATGCCTACCCCGGAAAAATATTTAATGCAACCGTTGACAGCATAATGGCAGGTACTGGGTCGGTGTTTTCACTTTTTCCGCCAGAAAACGCCAGCGGCCATTACGTTAAAGTACTGCAGCGTATTCCTGTAAAAATTGTTCTTGATAACACTACAGTAAAAGAACACGTGCTGAGGGTAGGGATGTCTGTTGTACCAACTGTTATCGTGAAGTAA
- a CDS encoding ABC transporter ATP-binding protein, translated as MSDTALECSNVSKSFKKGERFNSLRDLLPGALKSFFLRDSQLRQGEFWALKDISFDITRGEAFGIIGPNGAGKSTLLKLIAKILVPNTGAIKVSGRLAALIELGAGFHPDLTGRENIYLNGAILGMKKREIDRRFDSIVEFSALSGFLETPLRHYSSGMFARLGFAVATHVDADILLIDEVLSVGDAGFQVKCISKMHELIANGKTVVFISHNVRQVARLCNRVLVLSKGETAALTSADDAINLYYSLVSGTSSKDSEPQDKTITVTPTDAQCNPVESVQFGDDINLLVRCTLPAGFPKSYLIVKVGNHYGVDFLSFNSERAGLEMRPGAVELLCQIENPKLLPNRYRMTAWLMDTLTGQVIDYFLHQGKDLIIEPPGAEILKTLPNPEATVFDSNYAWTVMESKAERENR; from the coding sequence TTGCTGCCGGGCGCTTTAAAGAGTTTCTTTTTGCGGGACAGCCAACTGCGTCAGGGGGAGTTTTGGGCGCTTAAGGACATATCATTTGACATCACACGTGGTGAGGCCTTTGGCATAATAGGGCCAAACGGAGCCGGTAAGAGCACCTTATTAAAACTGATTGCCAAAATACTTGTGCCTAACACGGGGGCAATAAAAGTATCGGGGAGGCTTGCAGCGCTTATTGAGCTTGGTGCAGGGTTTCATCCGGATCTAACCGGCAGGGAGAACATTTATCTAAACGGCGCAATACTTGGAATGAAAAAACGTGAAATAGACCGCAGGTTTGACAGCATTGTGGAGTTTTCCGCACTTTCCGGATTTTTAGAAACTCCGCTCAGGCACTATTCAAGCGGCATGTTTGCCCGCCTTGGGTTTGCCGTTGCCACCCATGTGGATGCCGATATTTTGCTTATTGATGAGGTGTTAAGTGTTGGGGATGCCGGGTTTCAGGTAAAATGTATTTCCAAGATGCATGAGTTGATAGCAAATGGGAAAACCGTAGTGTTTATCAGCCACAACGTAAGACAAGTTGCCAGACTATGTAACCGTGTGCTGGTGTTATCTAAAGGCGAAACGGCAGCCCTTACAAGCGCTGATGATGCGATAAACCTGTACTACAGCCTTGTAAGCGGCACATCGTCAAAAGACAGTGAGCCACAGGATAAAACCATCACAGTTACTCCCACCGATGCACAGTGTAATCCAGTGGAGTCGGTACAGTTTGGAGACGATATTAATCTCCTTGTAAGATGCACTCTGCCAGCGGGTTTTCCCAAATCATATCTCATTGTAAAGGTAGGAAACCACTACGGAGTGGACTTTCTGTCGTTTAATTCTGAAAGAGCAGGGTTAGAGATGCGTCCCGGCGCAGTTGAACTTCTATGCCAGATAGAAAATCCCAAACTTCTCCCTAACAGATACAGAATGACCGCCTGGCTTATGGACACTCTTACCGGACAGGTAATAGATTACTTCTTACATCAGGGGAAAGATCTTATAATTGAGCCACCCGGAGCTGAAATACTAAAAACACTTCCTAACCCTGAGGCTACAGTGTTTGATTCAAACTATGCGTGGACTGTAATGGAATCCAAAGCGGAGAGAGAAAATAGGTAA
- a CDS encoding multidrug efflux RND transporter permease subunit, whose protein sequence is MKFVETFISRPVGTTLITIAVVLAGVIAFMCLPVSPLPQVDFPTISVNAALPGADPETMATSVAAPLEKQFTRIAGVTEMTSTSYRGSTSVTLQFELDRDINGAARDVQAAINAARSYLPANLPTNPSYRKVNPADAPILILALISDTVSKSRMYDIASSVLQQKISQMKGVGQVFIGGGSLPAVRVELNPNALSRYGVGLETVRSVIASNNVNRPKGQISQGDKTWEIVTNDQLHGAKEYLPLIISSDNGTVLRLSDVASVEDSVEDLRVAGSVNGRQAVMLVIFRQPGANIIETVKGIRDVMPQLKTILPAAVDLSVVLDRTPPIRGSLKEVERSLVLSGILVILVVFWFIRDFRATLAPGVAVFVSITGTFAVMYLLGYSLNNLSLMALTVATGFVVDDAIVVLENISRYREKGMSPHEAAVIGSREIAFTVVSMSLSLVAVFIPILLMQGMIGRLFKEFAVTLSVAILISLAVSLTTTPMMCATVIKDKKERKHGFLYAISEGFFNKILHLYEKSLNVALRHSFLMLCLTILTAITSVYLFVTVPKGFFPEQDSGRIAGSIQASQDTSFQAMKGKLTQIINIIQKDPDIEHVLGFTGGGGGGGSTTNTGRLFLSLTPFEKRKSSAQEIMKRLRKKLNTVAGAPTFLQPVQDIRIGGRIGGALYQYTLQGENIAELNMWTQKLTGKLKTMPQIVDVNSDLQVGGRQVTLAIDRDTASRFGITPQAIDAALYNSYGQRQVSVTYTALNQYHVVMEAAPQYWQYSDTLKDINVFTVDGRRIPLSAFSRYEETPTPLAVNHQGQFPATTISFNLAPGTALGDGVKAIERAALEMGMPKTVRGTFAGTAQAFKDSLANEPLLILAALIAVYIVLGVLYESYVHPITILSTLPSAGVGAVAALFIFKMELSIIAIIGIILLIGIVKKNGIMMVDFALDTERRHGKSPKDAIYEACLLRFRPIMMTTMSALLGTLPLALGTGVGSELRRPLGTTIVGGLILSQMLTLYTTPVIYLYLDRLRLWVQRFRKRRVE, encoded by the coding sequence ATGAAATTTGTTGAAACATTTATCAGCAGACCGGTAGGAACCACTCTTATAACGATAGCTGTGGTTTTAGCTGGGGTGATTGCCTTTATGTGTCTCCCTGTCTCTCCGCTTCCACAGGTGGACTTTCCGACAATATCGGTAAATGCTGCTCTTCCCGGAGCGGACCCTGAGACAATGGCGACATCTGTTGCCGCTCCCCTTGAAAAACAGTTTACCCGCATAGCCGGTGTTACCGAGATGACATCAACTAGTTACAGGGGTTCAACCTCGGTTACGCTTCAATTTGAGCTTGACAGAGATATCAACGGCGCTGCGCGTGACGTTCAGGCCGCTATCAACGCAGCACGCAGTTATCTTCCGGCAAACCTTCCCACTAACCCCTCATACCGGAAAGTTAATCCGGCTGATGCCCCGATTCTCATACTGGCGCTCATCTCTGACACTGTCAGTAAGTCGCGGATGTATGACATTGCATCCAGCGTGCTCCAGCAGAAAATCTCTCAGATGAAAGGGGTTGGCCAAGTGTTTATCGGTGGTGGGTCGCTGCCTGCCGTAAGGGTAGAGCTAAACCCTAATGCGTTAAGCAGATACGGCGTTGGACTTGAGACAGTTCGCAGCGTGATTGCCTCCAATAATGTTAACCGCCCAAAGGGACAAATATCTCAGGGAGATAAAACCTGGGAAATTGTAACCAATGACCAATTGCATGGCGCAAAAGAGTACCTTCCTCTTATTATCTCTTCAGATAATGGTACAGTGCTGCGTCTTTCCGATGTCGCTTCTGTGGAGGACTCGGTTGAGGATTTGCGTGTTGCCGGTTCGGTTAACGGAAGGCAGGCTGTTATGCTGGTTATCTTCAGACAGCCAGGAGCCAACATTATAGAGACAGTGAAGGGCATTCGGGATGTTATGCCTCAGTTAAAGACAATTTTACCTGCTGCCGTGGATTTATCTGTAGTGCTTGACAGGACGCCTCCAATAAGAGGCTCCCTTAAAGAAGTTGAGCGCTCGCTGGTACTTTCTGGTATTTTAGTGATACTTGTCGTATTCTGGTTTATAAGGGATTTCAGAGCGACATTAGCGCCTGGTGTTGCCGTGTTTGTTTCCATTACCGGTACGTTTGCCGTGATGTATCTGTTGGGTTATTCTTTAAATAATCTTTCTCTGATGGCTCTTACGGTTGCCACAGGGTTTGTTGTGGATGACGCTATTGTTGTGCTTGAAAACATATCGCGATACAGGGAAAAGGGGATGTCTCCGCATGAGGCGGCGGTGATTGGTTCAAGAGAGATTGCTTTTACGGTGGTTTCTATGAGTCTGTCACTGGTAGCGGTGTTTATTCCGATTTTACTTATGCAGGGGATGATTGGGAGGCTTTTTAAGGAGTTTGCCGTCACGCTTTCAGTAGCAATACTAATCTCTTTGGCAGTCTCTCTTACGACAACACCTATGATGTGTGCTACCGTTATTAAGGATAAAAAGGAACGTAAGCACGGGTTTTTGTATGCTATTAGTGAGGGTTTCTTTAACAAGATATTGCATCTCTATGAAAAGAGTTTAAATGTAGCGCTTCGTCACTCATTTTTAATGCTCTGTTTAACGATACTTACGGCAATAACCAGCGTGTATCTGTTTGTTACGGTGCCAAAGGGGTTTTTCCCGGAACAAGACAGCGGACGAATTGCAGGGAGCATTCAAGCCTCACAGGACACATCGTTTCAGGCGATGAAGGGCAAACTTACGCAAATCATCAACATCATACAAAAGGATCCGGATATCGAGCATGTGCTGGGATTTACCGGAGGCGGCGGCGGTGGGGGCTCAACCACAAACACAGGACGGTTATTCCTTTCCCTTACTCCGTTTGAAAAACGAAAATCCTCCGCTCAGGAAATCATGAAAAGGCTGCGCAAAAAGCTTAACACTGTTGCAGGAGCGCCCACGTTTCTTCAGCCCGTGCAGGACATTCGTATTGGAGGCCGCATAGGTGGCGCACTGTATCAATATACTCTTCAGGGGGAAAACATAGCTGAGCTTAATATGTGGACACAGAAACTGACCGGGAAATTAAAAACCATGCCACAGATTGTTGATGTCAACAGTGATTTACAGGTTGGGGGGCGGCAAGTTACACTTGCGATAGACCGCGACACGGCCTCACGCTTTGGCATAACTCCACAGGCTATAGATGCTGCCCTGTATAACTCTTACGGTCAGCGGCAGGTCTCTGTTACATACACGGCGCTAAACCAATACCACGTGGTAATGGAGGCTGCTCCGCAGTACTGGCAGTACTCTGACACGCTGAAAGACATCAATGTTTTTACCGTGGATGGAAGACGTATTCCGCTGAGTGCCTTCAGCCGATACGAGGAAACTCCAACCCCTTTAGCGGTAAATCATCAGGGGCAGTTTCCGGCAACAACGATATCGTTTAATCTCGCTCCGGGTACAGCGCTTGGCGATGGGGTAAAGGCAATAGAGAGAGCTGCTTTAGAGATGGGAATGCCAAAAACTGTGCGTGGAACGTTTGCCGGCACAGCGCAGGCGTTTAAAGACTCCCTTGCTAATGAGCCCTTGCTGATACTTGCCGCTTTGATTGCTGTTTACATTGTGCTCGGAGTGCTCTATGAAAGCTATGTTCATCCGATAACGATTCTTTCCACGCTTCCCTCAGCAGGAGTTGGGGCGGTGGCAGCCCTTTTCATATTCAAAATGGAGTTAAGCATAATAGCAATCATAGGGATAATACTTCTGATAGGAATTGTGAAGAAAAATGGGATAATGATGGTGGATTTTGCACTGGATACCGAACGCAGACACGGAAAAAGCCCTAAGGATGCAATCTATGAGGCATGCCTTCTAAGATTCAGGCCGATTATGATGACAACGATGTCGGCACTTTTAGGGACACTGCCCCTTGCCCTTGGCACAGGTGTTGGCTCAGAGCTTCGCCGCCCTCTGGGGACTACAATTGTCGGCGGATTAATTTTGAGCCAGATGCTGACCCTTTACACAACGCCGGTAATTTATTTGTACCTCGACAGACTGAGGTTATGGGTACAAAGGTTCAGAAAACGCAGAGTAGAATGA
- a CDS encoding TolC family protein yields the protein MKTSFEKQFIPMMAFHFVIFLFLTHGICFAQMSAPSPSAAETMTISEGVAIAVSDENRIVKIASQSVNISERETDIAAAPLLPSVNAEISQGFLQHTPTAIFGSMQVPMGNRDSLSYMVSAKQTIFDFGANISRYKASVSALDAVKYDYERTKNLVALEFITGCYDTLEFEKLVTVSQAETERLESHLRVARSLFKEGVITKNDLLQAEVKLSDAKQRHLSLKNMQAVSVSKLNNILSRPLGSQLHIVDEEETTLSAMSVEHFWEMAENQRLEIKILDKQLNALNLQKKSKTAAFFPTFYVQGGYGYMQNDYQVYENNWSVMVGASVNLFSGGSTKAEVSKLKLMTEKLAEERKKLVEDIRLDVERYYLNMKNAEEKLAVLKDSIEQATENLRINKIRYEQGQGTATDVIDAITLLANAETNYFSALYEMKRASAGLLYLSGADMAEVFKKKTL from the coding sequence ATGAAAACCAGCTTTGAAAAGCAGTTTATACCCATGATGGCTTTTCACTTCGTTATTTTTTTGTTTTTAACACATGGGATTTGCTTTGCACAAATGTCTGCGCCTTCACCCTCAGCCGCAGAAACCATGACAATTTCTGAGGGAGTAGCCATTGCCGTTTCAGACGAAAACCGGATTGTAAAAATAGCGTCTCAAAGCGTTAATATCTCCGAGCGGGAAACAGACATTGCCGCTGCACCGCTTTTGCCCTCAGTTAATGCTGAAATATCGCAGGGGTTTTTACAACATACACCTACAGCCATCTTTGGTTCCATGCAGGTGCCGATGGGTAACAGAGATTCCCTCTCTTATATGGTAAGCGCTAAGCAAACCATTTTTGACTTTGGCGCAAATATTTCACGTTACAAGGCCTCTGTCTCGGCTCTTGATGCAGTTAAGTATGACTACGAACGTACCAAAAACCTTGTTGCACTTGAGTTTATCACAGGCTGTTATGATACGCTTGAATTTGAAAAACTCGTTACAGTGTCACAGGCTGAAACTGAGAGGCTTGAATCGCACCTGAGAGTTGCCCGCTCTCTTTTTAAAGAAGGAGTGATTACAAAAAATGACCTCCTTCAAGCTGAGGTGAAACTCTCCGATGCAAAGCAGCGGCATCTCTCACTGAAAAACATGCAAGCAGTTTCAGTCTCTAAGTTAAACAATATCTTATCGCGGCCATTAGGTTCACAATTACACATTGTTGACGAGGAGGAGACAACCCTCTCCGCTATGTCAGTTGAGCATTTTTGGGAAATGGCTGAAAACCAAAGACTGGAGATAAAAATTCTGGACAAGCAACTTAACGCATTGAATCTTCAGAAAAAAAGTAAAACCGCCGCATTTTTCCCCACATTCTATGTGCAAGGTGGCTACGGCTATATGCAAAATGACTACCAGGTGTATGAAAATAACTGGTCTGTAATGGTAGGGGCCAGTGTTAATCTCTTTAGCGGCGGGAGCACTAAGGCTGAGGTATCAAAGTTGAAACTGATGACAGAGAAACTCGCTGAGGAAAGAAAAAAACTCGTTGAAGATATCCGGCTTGACGTAGAGCGGTATTACCTTAATATGAAAAACGCTGAGGAAAAACTCGCCGTATTAAAAGATTCAATTGAACAGGCAACTGAAAACCTGCGGATTAACAAGATTCGGTATGAACAGGGACAGGGAACTGCCACAGATGTCATAGACGCTATAACGCTTCTGGCCAATGCTGAGACCAACTATTTCAGCGCCCTCTATGAAATGAAACGCGCTTCTGCTGGGCTTCTCTATTTAAGCGGAGCGGATATGGCTGAAGTGTTCAAAAAGAAAACACTATAA
- a CDS encoding HD domain-containing protein, with protein MRDIHFHLSYRAAVHYALAVVILSVYSARVCPYCAEVVIGKRLVFFAVSFGIAFLIRTVLLKHGILGSQYISQIKRQIVLDYGLFTLSTLSIALYNFYAYAFPAVSGIKVLVGALALGFYAAIDLGLERERIINMEIRHTGKDIKVTGDFMQLTSKIIIAATLNMLFMMLVVFLIIHRNFDLFSHNAEPVNSVFTKEVLIETAFVVVIILIENINLIISHTKNLKLFFKIENNVLEAVANGDLNQKVAVSTNDEFGVMATYSNKMIEKLRERTEELQKTRDVTILSLASLAETRDSDTGKHILRTQRYIKAIAMYLKNNHRFSGYLSDEIIELLYKSAPLHDIGKVGIRDAVLLKNGKLTDEEFEEMKMHTVYGRDALLKAEMAIGYNSFLDIAKEIACYHHEKWDGSGYPVGLKGDNIPICGRLMALADVYDALITKRVYKDAFSHDVAKEIIIKGRGSHFDPDVTDAFIALEKKFVAIADKFKDEH; from the coding sequence ATGAGGGATATACACTTTCATCTGTCATACCGGGCAGCAGTTCATTATGCGCTGGCAGTTGTGATATTAAGTGTATATAGCGCGCGTGTGTGTCCTTACTGTGCAGAGGTTGTCATAGGAAAGCGCCTGGTGTTTTTTGCGGTGTCTTTTGGAATAGCATTTCTTATCAGGACTGTCTTACTAAAACATGGCATCTTAGGCAGCCAGTACATTTCTCAGATAAAACGCCAGATTGTTCTTGACTACGGACTATTCACACTTTCTACGCTCAGCATTGCTTTGTACAACTTCTATGCTTATGCTTTTCCTGCTGTCAGCGGTATAAAAGTTCTTGTTGGCGCATTGGCCCTCGGTTTTTATGCAGCCATTGATCTTGGGCTTGAACGGGAAAGAATTATAAATATGGAGATAAGGCATACCGGAAAGGATATAAAAGTCACCGGAGATTTTATGCAGCTTACCTCAAAAATAATCATCGCTGCCACTTTAAATATGTTATTTATGATGCTTGTTGTCTTTTTGATTATTCACAGGAATTTTGATCTGTTTTCGCACAATGCAGAACCGGTTAATTCCGTTTTTACAAAAGAAGTATTGATTGAAACCGCATTTGTTGTTGTAATCATTCTCATTGAAAACATTAATCTGATAATTTCTCACACAAAGAACCTTAAACTGTTCTTTAAAATTGAAAACAACGTGCTTGAGGCAGTAGCTAACGGCGATTTAAACCAAAAGGTAGCCGTTAGCACAAATGACGAGTTTGGAGTTATGGCCACATATTCCAACAAAATGATAGAAAAACTAAGGGAACGCACAGAGGAATTACAAAAGACCCGTGACGTTACCATATTGTCTTTGGCAAGCCTTGCTGAGACAAGAGACAGTGATACCGGAAAGCACATCCTGCGCACACAAAGATATATCAAAGCAATTGCCATGTATCTGAAAAATAACCACAGATTTTCCGGATACCTCTCAGATGAAATTATTGAACTTCTGTACAAATCCGCTCCCCTTCATGACATAGGAAAGGTGGGAATACGTGATGCAGTGCTTCTTAAAAACGGGAAACTCACCGATGAGGAATTTGAGGAGATGAAAATGCACACGGTCTATGGCAGAGACGCTCTCTTAAAGGCCGAGATGGCAATCGGCTACAATTCCTTTTTGGACATAGCAAAAGAGATAGCCTGCTATCACCATGAAAAATGGGATGGCTCCGGCTATCCTGTGGGTCTTAAAGGAGACAATATACCTATTTGTGGGCGGCTTATGGCGCTTGCTGACGTTTATGACGCCCTCATCACAAAGCGGGTTTATAAAGATGCTTTTTCTCACGATGTTGCCAAAGAGATTATCATAAAAGGACGCGGCAGCCACTTTGACCCCGATGTTACAGATGCTTTCATTGCACTTGAAAAAAAGTTCGTTGCAATTGCAGATAAATTCAAAGACGAACATTAG